The following proteins come from a genomic window of Heyndrickxia acidicola:
- the queA gene encoding tRNA preQ1(34) S-adenosylmethionine ribosyltransferase-isomerase QueA, whose protein sequence is MKVDLFDFNLPESLIAQTPLLNRSDSRLMVLDKNTGGLTHTVFRNITEYLKPGDCLVLNDTKVLPARLYGVKDETGAKIEVLLLKQLESDEWETLVKPAKRVKTGTEIIFGEGKLKAICTEEHEHGGRILKFKYEGIFYEVLEALGEMPLPPYIKEQLDDRDRYQTVYAKERGSAAAPTAGLHFTNELLQLLKEKGVHITFLTLHVGLGTFRPVSVDNVEKHDMHAEFYQMPEETANIINQVRENGGRIISVGTTSTRTLETIASANNGKIVPSSGWTDIFIYPGYEFKGIDGMITNFHLPKSTLIMLVSALAGREHVLHAYETAVKEEYRFFSFGDAMLII, encoded by the coding sequence TTGAAGGTAGATTTATTTGATTTTAACTTGCCAGAATCTTTAATTGCACAAACTCCATTATTAAACCGGTCAGACAGCCGTCTTATGGTTTTAGATAAGAATACAGGCGGACTTACCCATACGGTTTTTCGTAACATTACAGAATACTTGAAGCCTGGGGATTGCCTGGTATTAAACGATACAAAGGTACTCCCTGCAAGACTTTATGGCGTGAAAGACGAAACCGGCGCCAAAATAGAGGTATTACTACTGAAACAGCTGGAAAGTGATGAGTGGGAAACCTTGGTTAAACCAGCGAAAAGAGTGAAGACCGGAACAGAAATCATTTTTGGTGAAGGAAAGCTGAAAGCGATCTGTACGGAAGAGCACGAACACGGCGGCAGAATTTTAAAGTTTAAGTATGAAGGTATTTTTTATGAAGTTCTCGAAGCACTCGGCGAAATGCCGCTGCCTCCCTATATAAAAGAACAGCTGGATGATAGGGACCGCTATCAAACCGTTTATGCAAAAGAACGCGGTTCAGCCGCAGCTCCTACTGCGGGACTGCATTTTACAAATGAATTGCTTCAACTGCTTAAAGAAAAAGGTGTCCATATTACTTTTCTTACGCTTCATGTCGGGCTCGGCACCTTTAGGCCGGTAAGCGTCGATAATGTGGAAAAACATGATATGCACGCGGAGTTTTACCAGATGCCTGAAGAAACTGCCAACATCATTAATCAAGTAAGAGAAAATGGCGGAAGGATCATTTCGGTTGGTACGACTTCGACCAGAACGCTTGAAACCATTGCTTCAGCAAATAACGGGAAAATCGTGCCTTCAAGCGGCTGGACGGATATCTTCATTTATCCGGGCTATGAATTCAAAGGAATTGATGGGATGATTACAAATTTCCATTTGCCGAAATCTACTTTAATTATGCTGGTCAGTGCACTTGCAGGCAGAGAGCATGTTCTTCATGCATATGAGACGGCAGTTAAGGAAGAATACCGTTTCTTTAGCTTTGGAGATGCAATGCTCATTATCTAA
- the tgt gene encoding tRNA guanosine(34) transglycosylase Tgt, whose translation MTAIKYELIKKDKQTGARLGMIHTPHGSYETPMFMPVGTLATVKTQSPEELKEMGAGIILSNTYHLWLRPGHEIVKEAGGLHKFMNWDQAILTDSGGFQVFSLSDMRKIEEEGVHFRHHLNGDKLFLSPEKAMEIQNALGSDIMMAFDECPPFPATHEYMKKSVERTSRWAERCLEGHKRPHDQGLFGIVQGGEFEDLRRLSAKDLVSLDFPGYAVGGLSVGEPKDVMNRVLEFTTPLLPENKPRYLMGVGSPDSLIDGAIRGIDMFDCVLPTRIGRNGTCMTSEGRLVIKNAKFARDFRPLDENCGCYTCRNYTRAYIRHLIKCDETFGIRLTTYHNLYFLLELMKKVRQAIREDRLGDFREEFFEQYGFNRPDAKNF comes from the coding sequence TTGACAGCAATAAAATATGAATTGATTAAAAAGGACAAGCAGACCGGTGCCAGATTGGGAATGATCCATACTCCCCACGGCTCCTATGAAACGCCTATGTTTATGCCTGTTGGTACATTGGCAACAGTAAAAACCCAGTCTCCGGAAGAATTAAAGGAAATGGGTGCTGGGATTATTCTTAGCAACACTTATCATTTATGGCTGAGACCTGGCCATGAAATCGTAAAAGAAGCCGGGGGGCTTCACAAGTTCATGAACTGGGATCAGGCAATTCTGACTGACTCTGGAGGTTTTCAGGTATTCAGTTTAAGTGACATGAGGAAGATTGAAGAAGAAGGTGTCCATTTCCGTCACCATTTAAATGGCGACAAGCTTTTCTTATCACCAGAAAAAGCCATGGAAATTCAAAACGCTCTTGGTTCTGATATCATGATGGCGTTTGATGAATGCCCTCCTTTCCCGGCAACACATGAATACATGAAAAAATCAGTAGAAAGAACATCCAGATGGGCAGAAAGGTGTCTTGAAGGACATAAACGGCCGCATGATCAGGGGCTCTTTGGAATTGTTCAGGGAGGCGAGTTTGAAGACCTGCGCAGGCTGAGTGCGAAGGATCTGGTTTCACTTGATTTTCCAGGCTATGCAGTAGGGGGCCTGTCAGTCGGTGAGCCGAAGGATGTAATGAATCGTGTTCTTGAATTTACCACTCCATTGCTTCCTGAAAATAAACCCCGTTATTTAATGGGGGTAGGTTCTCCGGATTCACTTATTGATGGTGCTATCCGCGGCATTGATATGTTTGACTGTGTACTGCCGACACGTATTGGCCGCAATGGTACCTGCATGACAAGTGAAGGCCGCCTGGTTATAAAAAATGCAAAATTTGCCCGCGACTTCAGACCGCTGGATGAGAATTGCGGCTGCTATACATGCAGAAATTATACTAGGGCCTATATCCGCCACTTAATAAAATGTGACGAAACTTTCGGAATTCGTCTTACGACTTACCATAATCTATACTTTCTGTTAGAATTAATGAAAAAGGTCAGACAAGCGATCCGTGAAGATCGGTTGGGGGACTTTAGAGAAGAGTTTTTCGAGCAATATGGGTTTAACCGCCCTGATGCCAAAAATTTCTAA
- the yajC gene encoding preprotein translocase subunit YajC: MPQGIAGLLPIILMVVIFYFLLIRPNQKRQKNVQNMQSNLSKGDKIVTIGGLHGFIDSIDDTKVVLKCGDGSRLTYDRSAIREVLESKAASSPVTEK; the protein is encoded by the coding sequence ATGCCACAAGGTATTGCTGGATTATTACCAATCATTCTGATGGTTGTTATATTCTATTTCCTATTGATTAGACCAAATCAAAAGAGACAAAAAAATGTCCAAAACATGCAAAGCAACTTGTCAAAGGGCGATAAAATCGTTACCATTGGCGGTCTTCATGGATTCATTGATTCTATTGATGACACAAAAGTTGTCTTGAAATGTGGTGATGGCAGCCGTCTTACATACGATCGTTCTGCTATTCGTGAGGTACTGGAATCTAAAGCTGCTTCCAGTCCTGTAACTGAAAAGTAA
- a CDS encoding TIGR04086 family membrane protein, translated as MSILYGVLSIFIIITISSLIISLILRFTDLQEHSINLFVTILSFAALFIGGFICGGKGRQKGWLAGGMTGVSYTFLIFLMQYLGYGHVFSFSQIVYHICYIITAMMGGVLGVNVLSNRSEKF; from the coding sequence ATGAGCATTTTATACGGGGTTCTTTCGATTTTTATTATCATAACCATTTCAAGCTTAATCATTTCTCTTATTTTGCGCTTTACTGATCTGCAAGAGCATTCCATTAACCTTTTTGTTACTATTTTATCTTTTGCAGCTTTATTTATCGGTGGATTTATCTGCGGCGGGAAAGGCAGACAAAAAGGCTGGCTGGCCGGCGGTATGACAGGCGTCAGCTATACCTTCCTTATCTTTCTTATGCAATATCTGGGCTATGGACACGTCTTTTCCTTTTCCCAGATTGTCTACCATATCTGCTATATCATTACTGCCATGATGGGCGGTGTGCTTGGAGTAAATGTTCTGTCTAATCGCTCTGAAAAATTTTAG
- a CDS encoding DUF421 domain-containing protein codes for MGTILLIAGRTLILYAVILVIFRLMGKREIGELSVLDLVVFIMIGELAVLAIEEPGTPLVNSVMPMGILLLIQIGLAFLSLSHSKVRKVLDGKPSIIIKKGKIDEKAMREQRYNFDDLLTQLRLKDINNIADVEYAILETSGQLSVIKKDSSKKHPITYTQPFIVDGVIQEENLKTAQKGEQWLRKELKSKGYEHIDNISFCSYQDGEFYIDKRDEKE; via the coding sequence GTGGGAACTATACTGTTGATTGCTGGTAGAACATTGATTTTATATGCTGTAATTCTTGTTATTTTCCGTTTAATGGGAAAAAGAGAGATAGGCGAATTAAGTGTGCTGGATCTTGTGGTCTTTATTATGATTGGTGAGTTGGCTGTATTAGCCATTGAAGAGCCGGGAACGCCACTTGTAAATTCAGTAATGCCGATGGGAATTCTTCTGCTGATCCAAATAGGGCTGGCATTCTTGTCACTTAGTCATTCAAAGGTACGAAAAGTGCTTGATGGAAAACCATCTATTATCATTAAAAAAGGGAAAATTGACGAAAAAGCGATGAGGGAGCAGCGCTATAATTTTGATGATTTGCTGACACAATTGAGGCTAAAAGACATCAATAATATTGCAGATGTAGAGTATGCCATATTAGAAACATCCGGTCAGTTGTCCGTCATTAAAAAAGATTCTTCCAAAAAGCACCCGATTACTTATACGCAGCCTTTTATTGTAGATGGAGTGATTCAGGAAGAAAATTTGAAGACGGCACAAAAAGGAGAGCAATGGCTGAGAAAAGAATTGAAATCCAAAGGATATGAGCACATCGACAACATTTCATTTTGCAGTTATCAGGATGGAGAATTTTATATTGATAAGAGGGATGAAAAAGAGTAA
- the spoVB gene encoding stage V sporulation protein B — protein MSKFLRGTMILMAAGLVTRVLGFVNRIVIARFIGPEGVGLFMMAFPTLMLVITITQLGLPIAISKSVAEANAAGDRIKIKKIMTVSLAVTVTLSAILTPALIVFAPLLTKSLFTDSRIYYPLIAIAPIIPIVAVSGVIRGYFQGKQNMKPFAISQVIEQLVRIFLIAILTKTFIPYGIEFAAAGAMIASIFGELASLFYMFTMFKLKKKFRVRSKFFQAVRTGKETLYELFRVALPATGSRFIGNASWFLEPIVVAKSLAIAGVAASIATKQYGALTGFALPLLMLPSFVTQSLSTALVPAISEANAQRNHKLVESRLNQALRFSLLTGGISVILLYVFAEPLMAFMYGTSDGAQFIKIMAPFFIFQYYQGPLQATLQALDLAKAAMINSLIGAIVKLVVIFSLTSQPNFGINGAALGIVTSMLLVTLLHYATVMKRIQFTIDATSLILFTIVTLASGFLGHWCYNHLFQSYSENIRLVLGLIITSLLYLLLLLITKQVNRNDLKRIPIIKKFI, from the coding sequence ATGTCAAAGTTTCTGAGGGGGACGATGATTCTCATGGCAGCTGGGCTCGTGACAAGGGTCCTCGGCTTTGTTAACCGAATTGTAATCGCCCGTTTTATTGGACCTGAAGGGGTAGGCCTCTTTATGATGGCGTTTCCCACACTGATGCTCGTCATTACCATCACACAATTGGGACTGCCTATTGCTATCTCTAAATCTGTCGCTGAAGCAAATGCGGCAGGTGACCGTATTAAAATTAAAAAAATCATGACAGTGTCTCTTGCAGTTACGGTAACCCTTTCTGCCATCCTGACACCTGCCCTTATCGTGTTTGCACCTCTGTTAACCAAATCCCTTTTTACTGATTCTAGAATATATTATCCGCTGATTGCCATAGCACCCATCATCCCAATAGTTGCGGTTTCAGGAGTTATCCGAGGCTATTTTCAAGGAAAGCAAAATATGAAACCGTTCGCTATATCACAGGTAATCGAACAGCTTGTACGCATCTTTCTGATAGCGATTTTGACAAAAACTTTCATCCCCTATGGAATTGAATTTGCTGCAGCAGGCGCCATGATTGCTTCCATTTTCGGCGAGCTTGCTTCACTGTTTTATATGTTTACCATGTTTAAGCTGAAAAAGAAATTCAGAGTAAGAAGTAAATTTTTTCAGGCTGTCCGAACAGGAAAAGAAACACTTTACGAACTTTTCAGAGTGGCACTGCCGGCAACTGGCAGCCGTTTTATTGGAAATGCTTCCTGGTTTCTCGAACCGATTGTCGTTGCAAAAAGCCTTGCCATTGCAGGGGTAGCTGCAAGCATTGCCACAAAACAATACGGAGCTCTGACAGGGTTTGCTCTTCCATTGCTCATGCTGCCATCGTTTGTCACACAATCCCTGTCTACTGCTCTTGTACCGGCTATTAGCGAAGCGAATGCCCAAAGGAACCATAAGCTCGTGGAATCTCGTTTAAATCAGGCCCTTCGTTTTTCTCTTCTTACAGGAGGAATATCTGTCATTCTTTTATATGTATTTGCAGAACCGCTTATGGCCTTCATGTATGGAACATCAGACGGAGCCCAATTCATTAAAATTATGGCCCCATTTTTTATCTTTCAATATTATCAGGGACCATTACAGGCGACCCTGCAGGCACTTGATTTAGCAAAGGCAGCTATGATTAACAGCCTGATTGGAGCCATTGTCAAGCTGGTCGTCATTTTCTCATTAACCTCACAGCCCAATTTCGGGATAAATGGTGCAGCACTTGGTATTGTAACCAGCATGCTGTTGGTCACCCTGCTGCATTATGCAACTGTTATGAAAAGGATCCAATTCACCATAGATGCAACCAGCCTGATTCTCTTTACTATTGTTACATTAGCATCGGGTTTCCTCGGCCATTGGTGTTATAATCATTTGTTTCAAAGCTATTCGGAAAATATTCGACTCGTATTAGGATTAATTATCACTTCTCTTCTTTACCTCTTGCTTCTCTTGATAACAAAGCAAGTAAACCGGAATGATTTGAAAAGAATTCCGATCATAAAAAAATTTATTTAA
- a CDS encoding post-transcriptional regulator yields MKGQRYFHKKNFDLLYPALKSKAEELSILGYGKVEVRDIWNYFIKKRWKNLKEDVHIYELVSDILSLKAGDYMNFATVEAYRSPNWFADLDSNELEALLNPKKKR; encoded by the coding sequence TTGAAGGGACAGCGGTATTTTCATAAAAAGAATTTTGATTTGCTTTATCCAGCCCTGAAAAGCAAAGCTGAAGAGCTATCCATTTTAGGGTACGGGAAGGTGGAAGTAAGGGATATCTGGAATTATTTCATAAAAAAAAGGTGGAAGAACCTAAAGGAGGACGTGCACATCTATGAGCTTGTTTCCGATATCCTTTCACTGAAAGCTGGTGATTATATGAACTTTGCTACAGTGGAAGCTTACCGGTCGCCAAACTGGTTTGCTGATTTAGACAGCAATGAACTCGAAGCTCTGCTGAATCCTAAGAAAAAACGCTAA
- the secDF gene encoding protein translocase subunit SecDF, whose product MVKRSRIVAFFLIVILLAGVFGGTTKQIVNKIKLGLDLQGGFEVLYDVQPAVKGQKIDRAALSNTVDTLQRRVNSLGVNEPNIQIEGNNRIRVQLAGVKNQNEARNILSTQANLSFRDVNDKELMNGSDLVQGKAKQSFTQNGDPNVVLQLKDRNKFRSVTQKIVKMAPNNKLVIWMDFVPGKDSYKKEVTKKNPKFLSDPNVNEVFNTDTVTIEGNFSLKEAQNLASLLDAGALPVKLKEVYSTSVGAKFGAEALHDTVTAGIVGIVIIFLFMIAYYRLPGLIASVSLTIYVYLILLIFYLIHGVLTLPGIAALILGVGMAVDANIITYERIKEEIKVGKSINSAFKAGNKTSLIAILDANVTTLIAGIVLFIYGTSSVKGFATLLIISILLSFLTAVYGSRMLLGLWVNSKALKNKPGWFGVKKSAIHSLSENFDTLDLPTRFDRFDFVKHRNIFFAISAILVIAGLIICFVFKLNLGTDYTSGTRVQVNSSQTLTNAKLTSDFKALGLQPDDIELAGNHSDTGVVRLKGMLSKSDVEKVNSHFTSEYGTEPSISTVSPTVGKELAKNAISALIIAAVGIIIYVALRFEVLMGLATIVALFYDVFFIIAIFSLTRLEVDLNFIAAVLTIAGYSINDTIVTFDRIRENLRKKGRIKTEDELADVVNKSIRQTLTRSVNTVLTVVITTLAILIFGSSSLTNFAIALLIGLISGTYSSIFIASQLWFVWKRKQLRKNGPIKTVKEKRKWSDEPQV is encoded by the coding sequence ATGGTAAAAAGAAGCCGGATCGTTGCCTTTTTCCTCATTGTTATACTGCTTGCAGGCGTATTTGGGGGAACGACCAAACAGATTGTGAACAAAATTAAGCTCGGCCTTGATTTACAAGGAGGTTTTGAGGTTTTATATGATGTCCAGCCTGCTGTTAAAGGCCAAAAAATCGATAGAGCCGCATTATCCAATACCGTGGACACTTTACAGCGCCGTGTAAATTCACTTGGTGTAAATGAACCTAATATTCAAATAGAGGGAAATAACCGCATCAGGGTTCAATTAGCGGGTGTCAAGAATCAAAATGAAGCAAGAAACATTCTTTCCACTCAAGCCAATCTCTCTTTTCGTGATGTGAACGATAAAGAATTAATGAATGGATCGGATCTGGTGCAAGGGAAGGCTAAGCAGTCCTTTACCCAGAATGGTGATCCTAACGTAGTTCTTCAGTTAAAAGACCGAAACAAGTTTAGGTCCGTAACGCAAAAAATCGTCAAAATGGCACCAAACAATAAATTAGTCATCTGGATGGACTTTGTTCCTGGAAAAGATTCTTATAAGAAAGAAGTGACCAAGAAAAATCCTAAATTCCTTTCAGATCCAAATGTAAACGAAGTATTTAATACAGATACGGTCACCATAGAAGGGAATTTCAGTCTGAAAGAAGCTCAAAACCTTGCATCTTTATTAGATGCCGGTGCTCTACCCGTGAAACTGAAAGAAGTTTATTCCACTTCTGTTGGTGCAAAATTCGGTGCAGAGGCACTTCATGATACCGTTACAGCCGGCATCGTCGGAATTGTTATCATCTTCCTGTTTATGATTGCCTACTACCGCTTGCCAGGACTGATTGCTTCTGTGTCCTTGACCATTTATGTTTATTTAATTCTTTTGATCTTCTATTTAATCCATGGCGTTTTGACACTGCCGGGAATTGCCGCTCTGATTCTCGGGGTCGGGATGGCAGTCGATGCCAATATCATCACATATGAAAGAATTAAGGAAGAAATTAAAGTTGGAAAGTCGATTAACAGTGCGTTTAAAGCGGGTAATAAAACCTCTCTTATTGCCATTTTGGATGCAAACGTAACAACTCTTATTGCCGGTATTGTTCTTTTCATTTATGGGACAAGCTCTGTAAAGGGATTTGCAACATTATTGATCATCAGTATTCTTCTTAGCTTCTTAACAGCTGTGTACGGTTCAAGGATGCTGCTTGGTTTATGGGTAAACAGTAAGGCGCTTAAAAACAAACCGGGCTGGTTTGGTGTGAAAAAATCAGCTATTCACAGCCTTTCTGAGAATTTTGATACTCTGGATCTGCCTACTAGATTTGATCGTTTTGATTTTGTGAAACACCGAAATATCTTTTTTGCCATCTCAGCAATTCTGGTTATTGCAGGCTTAATTATTTGCTTCGTTTTCAAGCTTAATCTTGGAACGGACTATACAAGCGGTACACGTGTACAGGTCAATTCTTCACAAACATTAACGAATGCCAAGCTTACATCAGACTTTAAAGCACTTGGCCTGCAGCCTGATGATATTGAGCTTGCAGGGAACCATAGCGACACAGGAGTTGTACGTTTAAAAGGCATGCTTTCGAAGAGTGATGTAGAGAAGGTGAACTCCCACTTTACCAGTGAGTATGGAACAGAGCCTTCCATCAGTACCGTTTCACCTACGGTTGGAAAGGAATTGGCTAAAAACGCAATTTCTGCCCTTATCATCGCAGCTGTAGGTATTATTATTTATGTCGCACTCCGTTTTGAAGTTTTAATGGGCTTAGCGACAATTGTAGCCCTGTTTTATGATGTGTTTTTCATTATCGCCATTTTCAGCTTAACAAGGCTTGAAGTGGATCTTAATTTCATTGCAGCCGTATTGACTATTGCAGGTTACTCCATTAATGATACGATCGTTACCTTCGACCGTATCCGGGAAAACCTAAGGAAGAAGGGACGGATTAAAACAGAAGATGAACTGGCAGATGTCGTAAATAAATCGATTCGCCAGACACTTACTCGTTCAGTCAATACTGTCCTGACGGTAGTCATCACAACACTGGCTATTCTGATTTTCGGAAGCAGTTCTCTTACGAATTTTGCTATTGCTTTGCTCATCGGGTTAATTTCTGGTACTTATTCGTCCATCTTTATTGCTTCGCAGCTTTGGTTTGTTTGGAAGCGAAAGCAGCTTAGAAAGAACGGACCGATAAAAACCGTTAAAGAAAAAAGAAAATGGTCAGACGAGCCTCAAGTATAA
- a CDS encoding LapA family protein, with the protein MRIQWSIFLGIVFAFLIAIFAVINVDSVKVHYLFGTAQWPLVLVILGSVVTGAIIIGAVGFVKMYSLRLQNKRLEEELKQLRTRVGLPGKKPETDMEESSFQKTVPDSPDTPDSPAH; encoded by the coding sequence GTGAGAATCCAATGGTCTATTTTTCTTGGAATTGTCTTTGCTTTTTTAATTGCTATTTTTGCGGTCATAAATGTAGATTCAGTAAAGGTCCATTATTTATTTGGAACAGCCCAATGGCCTTTGGTTTTAGTTATACTGGGTTCTGTTGTGACAGGAGCAATCATTATAGGGGCTGTTGGGTTTGTGAAAATGTATTCTTTAAGGCTTCAAAATAAACGGCTTGAAGAAGAACTCAAACAACTGCGGACCAGAGTCGGTTTGCCAGGAAAGAAGCCTGAAACTGATATGGAGGAAAGCTCATTTCAAAAAACAGTACCAGATTCGCCAGATACGCCTGATTCCCCAGCACATTAA
- the recJ gene encoding single-stranded-DNA-specific exonuclease RecJ: protein MLKSKTRWKVTEAESSALEELAAKVNITPLVAGLLINRGITDPEAARAFLFDQKKEFHDPFLLQDMKEAVERIKFAIEKKEPILVFGDYDADGVSSTTVLMSVLTDLGADTEFYIPNRFTEGYGPNEPAFRHAAESGKKLIITVDTGIAAVHEAQVAKELGMDLIITDHHEPGPVLPEALAIVHPKHPEGRYPFHELAGVGVAFKLAHALYGFVPDHLLDVVTIGTVADLVPLIGENRTLVKAGLKQLAKTERPGIQALCKVTGTELTEVSEETIGFVLAPRLNAAGRLDSADPAVELLMSTDMEDAVELAKQIDAMNKERQAIVNDMTTEAIEMVESQYPTDQNRVLVIGKEGWNPGVVGIVASRLVEKFYRPTIVLSFDLELNKAKGSARSIAGFNLFEHLSTCRELLPHFGGHPMAAGMTLSIDDVEELRNRMNKIAFEVLKKEDLIPVTEIDAVIKLEDIHLEALRELDMLAPYGTANPKPKVVIERVPIKQLRKIGAGDKHLKVSFGQDGAILDGIGFGMGEFADHISPISEASVMGELAINEWNNIRKPQIFMKDITVQDWQLFDIRGIKQWKKWVSTIPKTESQFILFQERSLETFKQALEGFPFYHIRDKDEASKHDIDGKAIVLFDLPSDESLLHLLVKGKKPERIYAFFHHEQDHFFSTFPTREHFKWYYGFLAKRKSFDLIRYGDQLAAYKGWSRETVDFISQVFFELDFVTIKDGLISIHPVKSKRDLSESTAYQKKEAQFKLENELLYSSYQDLKRWFDERIQWSVKHEEEVR from the coding sequence ATGTTAAAGTCAAAAACCCGTTGGAAAGTTACAGAAGCTGAATCCAGCGCCTTGGAAGAATTGGCTGCAAAGGTAAATATCACTCCGTTGGTTGCAGGTTTATTAATAAACCGCGGCATAACAGACCCTGAGGCCGCACGGGCTTTTTTATTTGATCAGAAAAAAGAATTTCATGATCCTTTTTTGCTTCAAGACATGAAGGAAGCAGTTGAAAGAATAAAATTTGCTATTGAAAAAAAAGAACCCATCCTTGTTTTTGGGGATTATGATGCGGATGGTGTCAGCAGTACTACTGTTCTGATGAGTGTGTTGACAGATTTAGGTGCAGACACAGAGTTCTACATACCAAATCGTTTCACCGAAGGGTATGGGCCGAATGAACCTGCTTTCCGCCATGCAGCAGAATCTGGAAAAAAACTGATTATCACTGTCGACACAGGTATTGCTGCCGTCCACGAAGCGCAAGTAGCCAAGGAACTGGGAATGGATCTAATTATTACAGATCACCATGAACCGGGGCCGGTGCTCCCGGAAGCTCTTGCAATTGTACATCCAAAGCATCCTGAAGGCCGTTATCCCTTTCATGAATTGGCTGGAGTGGGTGTTGCCTTTAAGCTGGCGCATGCTTTGTACGGATTTGTTCCTGACCATCTTCTGGATGTCGTGACCATTGGGACAGTTGCAGATCTTGTCCCATTAATCGGTGAAAATCGAACATTGGTTAAGGCGGGATTAAAGCAGCTTGCCAAAACAGAGCGACCTGGTATTCAGGCTTTATGCAAGGTTACTGGAACAGAGCTGACGGAAGTCAGCGAGGAAACGATTGGATTCGTTCTAGCTCCCCGCCTGAATGCAGCCGGAAGGCTGGATAGTGCGGATCCTGCAGTCGAATTATTGATGAGTACAGATATGGAAGATGCTGTTGAATTAGCAAAGCAAATTGATGCCATGAATAAGGAAAGGCAAGCCATTGTCAATGATATGACAACGGAAGCAATTGAAATGGTTGAAAGCCAATACCCCACTGACCAAAACAGAGTACTTGTCATTGGCAAGGAAGGGTGGAATCCCGGGGTAGTTGGAATTGTTGCCTCCAGACTGGTTGAGAAATTCTACCGGCCCACTATTGTATTAAGCTTTGATTTAGAATTGAATAAAGCAAAAGGGTCTGCGAGAAGCATTGCAGGTTTTAATTTATTTGAGCATTTAAGTACTTGCCGCGAGCTCCTTCCTCATTTTGGAGGACATCCAATGGCAGCCGGTATGACTTTGTCTATAGATGATGTTGAAGAATTAAGGAATCGCATGAATAAGATTGCCTTTGAAGTATTGAAGAAAGAAGATTTGATTCCGGTCACTGAAATAGACGCGGTAATAAAGCTCGAAGACATTCATTTAGAGGCTTTACGGGAACTGGATATGCTTGCTCCATATGGAACAGCCAACCCTAAACCAAAGGTCGTCATTGAAAGGGTGCCAATTAAACAATTAAGGAAAATTGGCGCGGGTGATAAACATTTGAAAGTGAGCTTTGGTCAGGACGGCGCGATATTGGATGGAATAGGCTTTGGCATGGGGGAGTTCGCAGATCATATCTCTCCGATTTCTGAAGCTTCCGTTATGGGGGAGCTTGCTATTAATGAGTGGAATAATATCCGGAAACCCCAAATCTTTATGAAGGATATAACGGTGCAGGATTGGCAGCTCTTTGATATACGAGGCATAAAGCAATGGAAAAAATGGGTTTCAACCATTCCAAAAACAGAAAGCCAATTTATCCTGTTTCAGGAACGTTCATTGGAGACATTCAAGCAGGCACTGGAGGGCTTTCCGTTTTACCATATTCGGGACAAGGACGAAGCAAGTAAGCACGACATTGACGGCAAAGCAATCGTCCTTTTTGATTTGCCTTCAGATGAATCGCTTCTTCACCTTTTGGTAAAGGGGAAAAAACCAGAACGGATTTATGCCTTTTTTCATCATGAACAGGATCACTTTTTCAGTACATTTCCTACAAGAGAGCATTTCAAATGGTATTATGGCTTTCTCGCTAAACGGAAATCGTTTGACCTGATTCGTTATGGAGATCAGCTGGCTGCTTATAAAGGATGGTCTCGTGAAACGGTAGATTTTATTTCACAGGTGTTTTTTGAACTAGATTTTGTTACAATAAAGGATGGGCTTATTTCAATTCATCCTGTAAAATCAAAACGGGATTTGTCTGAATCGACTGCATATCAAAAAAAAGAAGCACAATTTAAACTAGAAAATGAATTATTATATTCATCTTATCAAGATTTAAAAAGATGGTTTGATGAAAGGATTCAATGGTCTGTTAAACATGAGGAGGAAGTAAGATAA